A single genomic interval of Spinacia oleracea cultivar Varoflay chromosome 6, BTI_SOV_V1, whole genome shotgun sequence harbors:
- the LOC130463355 gene encoding uncharacterized protein, translating into MAVDERIGAPVRQSDIVDISNCFHNCGMEDIKSVGNFFTWNNKQQGTNRVFSKIDRFMANQAWQGIFPAAEVCFMPEGHFDHSPGLLTVYPRSDGGRKPFKYFTMWKSSPVFSETVKKAWSSHIDGSKMFRLVCKLKKVKQALRELNKVGFTDVQGADLKAYQEMVNAQSALHRNPTDASVADAELKDIQEYKEKHKAYLAFLSQKAKVNWLKEGDENTALFHQSIKARRVQNQVYSICDMTGNWKDTTDEEHHKSILNAPYTADEVKSALFSIPGVKAPGPDGFGSYFYKDAWHVAGDEVIAAILDMLQNGKLLKEVNHTVITLIPKTKCPKDVSEFRPISCCNTIYKCITKVLCGRLRQVLPDLILENQGGFVHGRFIVHNIMVVQDLVKHYGRKAVKPSCLMKIDLQKAYDTVDWQFLYEMLTYLEFPCSFVKMFHPRCKDIKLTHLCFADDLILCSKGDYQSILLLLQAFKLFSNSAGLKANQQKSSVYCHGMPESEVQRVVDVSSFSRSSLPFKYLGVPICSKKITVAQCGHLVDKMITRIKI; encoded by the exons ATGGCAGTTGATGAAAGAATTGGGGCCCCTGTCAGACAGAGTGATATTGTTGATATAAGTAATTGCTTTCACAACTGTGGAATGGAGGATATCAAAAGTGTGGGGAATTTCTTCACATGGAATAACAAGCAGCAAGGCACTAATAGGGTGTTCTCAAAAATAGACAGATTCATGGCCAATCAAGCATGGCAAGGAATCTTTCCAGCTGCTGAAGTTTGCTTCATGCCTGAAGGTCATTTTGATCACTCGCCTGGTCTTTTGACAGTGTATCCTAGGAGTGATGGAGGGAGGAAACCATTCAAGTACTTTACAATGTGGAAGAGTTCTCCTGTGTTTTCTGAAACTGTGAAGAAGGCTTGGAGTAGTCACATAGATGGAAGTAAAATGTTCAGATTGGTTTGTAAACttaagaaagttaagcaagccTTGAGAGAATTGAATAAAGTTGGCTTTACTGATGTTCAAGGTGCAGATCTAAAGGCCTATCAGGAAATGGTGAATGCTCAAAGTGCATTACATAGAAATCCTACTGATGCAAGTGTAGCTGATGCTGAGCTAAAAGATATACAAGAATATAAAGAAAAACATAAGGCATACTTGGCATTCTTAAGTCAAAAAGCTAAAGTTAATTGGCTTAAAGAAGGAGATGAAAATACTGCTCTATTTCATCAAAGCATCAAAGCTAGAAGAGTTCAAAATCAAGTTTACAGTATCTGTGATATGACTGGAAATTGGAAAGACACAACTGATGAG GAACATCACAAAAGTATTCTCAATGCCCCTTACACTGCTGATGAGGTTAAATCTGCTTTATTCTCTATTCCAGGAGTCAAAGCTCCAGGTCCAGATGGTTTTGGGTCTTATTTCTACAAAGATGCTTGGCACGTTGCTGGAGATGAGGTTATAGCAGCTATTCTGGATATGTTACAGAATGGGAAGCTCTTGAAGGAGGTGAATCATACTGTCATCACTCTCATCCCCAAGACTAAATGTCCAAAAGATGTGAGTGAATTCAGACCAATTTCATGTTGTAACACCATTTATAAGTGCATAACAAAGGTCCTTTGTGGGAGATTAAGACAAGTATTACCTGATCTGATCTTGGAAAACCAAGGTGGTTTTGTTCATGGTAGGTTTATTGTCCACAACATTATGGTTGTTCAAGACTTAGTCAAGCATTATGGCAGGAAGGCAGTCAAACCTAGCTGTCTCATGAAGATTGATCTTCAGAAGGCTTATGACACAGTTGATTGGCAGTTTTTGTATGAAATGCTCACTTATCTGGAGTTCCCATGCTCTTTTGTGAAAATG TTTCATCCAAGATGTAAAGATATCAAGCTCACTCATCTTTGTTTTGCTGATGACTTGATCTTGTGCAGTAAGGGTGATTATCAATCTATTCTCCTCTTGTTACAAGCTTTCAAACTTTTTTCAAACTCAGCTGGTTTAAAGGCTAATCAGCAGAAGTCTTCTGTGTACTGTCATGGTATGCCAGAGAGTGAAGTTCAACGAGTAGTTGATGTTTCTAGTTTCTCCAGAAGTTCTTTGCCTTTCAAGTATCTGGGTGTTCCCATTTGCTCTAAAAAGATTACTGTGGCTCAATGTGGACATCTAGTGGATAAGATGATCACTAGGATTAAGATCTAG
- the LOC110779508 gene encoding uncharacterized protein has protein sequence MELKCNDVKIWKEALSSYPSRILSLNKPNLVTLDDFYRTQLPSLLQSRLPAPYLTRSDLHSLMQWKLTRGKFRPRLLGFVASLDEELVKSASQKAFLSLPEDLPKAVSELTVLKGVGPATASAVLAAFAPDVAPFMSDEAMEAVLGQTKEYSLKQYLLLANKLQEKAKELSSEDEQFTASDVERALWSSAVGAKLSASSAKDQEDTSKKSSGRKRKKSG, from the exons atggAGTTGAAGTGCAACGATGTGAAGATCTGGAAAGAAGCTCTAAGTTCCTACCCATCTCGCATTCTCTCTCTTAACAAACCTAACCTGGTTACTCTTGATGACTTCTACCGTACTCAACTTCCTTCTCTCCTCCAATCCCGCCTCCCTGCTCCTTACCTCACCCGATCCGACCTCCATTCTCTTATGCAGTGGAAGCTCACCCGTGGAAAATTCAG ACCGCGGTTGCTGGGTTTTGTGGCGTCCCTTGACGAAGAGCTTGTGAAGTCAGCGTCTCAGAAAGCGTTTCTTTCTCTCCCGGAAGACTTACCGAAAGCCGTTTCGGAACTGACTGTTCTTAAAGGTGTGGGTCCAGCCACTGCTTCTGCTGTCCTCGCCGCCTTTGCCCCGGACGTCGCCCCTTTTATGTCCGACGAA GCTATGGAGGCCGTGTTGGGTCAAACAAAAGAGTACTCATTGAAACAGTATCTTCTGCTTGCGAACAAATTACAGGAGAAGGCAAAG GAACTAAGTTCAGAAGATGAGCAATTCACAGCATCAGATGTGGAAAGGGCTCTCTGGAGTTCTGCTGTTGGAGCTAAATTATCAGCATCCTCTGCAAAGGATCAAGAAGACACTTCAAAGAAATCCTCTggtagaaaaaggaaaaagtcGGGTTAA